From Deltaproteobacteria bacterium, one genomic window encodes:
- a CDS encoding acyl-CoA/acyl-ACP dehydrogenase codes for MIRSTAEAFARSELLPKVRDHEAAQALPAHLSKKFDDTGLGLAGVPETAGGAGLGAFADTLVYYELSRADAGAAFALGLSGLGLRIFGLNTGPVHLASDIDQRLEASGGFVSGKWPLSFGRETGRALVLLSGSDSAVFIETGVSATPCRPAALDTAQGWTLSFDKAPVKKTVPAAAFQNHTRQLAATLLAGLSACALEYARAYTMERKTFGRTLAHHQGVAFVLAEMAMRTEASRLAVWRSAWRMDSGKEARFDTAAAFVEAAQNALFVCDQALQLLGGHGYMKDHFVEKYFREARVLSQLWGGVDGALMTAGAFSTSLSTEIGFPELVEGRTP; via the coding sequence ATGATACGGTCGACCGCCGAGGCGTTCGCCCGCTCCGAACTGCTTCCCAAGGTACGCGACCACGAAGCGGCCCAAGCCCTTCCCGCTCACCTCTCGAAGAAGTTCGACGACACCGGTCTTGGGCTGGCCGGTGTTCCGGAAACCGCTGGTGGCGCGGGACTCGGTGCATTTGCCGATACACTGGTTTACTACGAACTGTCCCGCGCCGATGCCGGTGCCGCCTTCGCCCTAGGACTTTCCGGTCTTGGGTTACGGATTTTTGGCCTGAATACCGGCCCTGTCCATCTGGCGAGCGACATTGACCAGAGGCTGGAGGCCTCTGGCGGCTTTGTCAGCGGGAAGTGGCCCCTTTCGTTCGGACGCGAAACGGGCCGGGCACTTGTACTTCTGTCAGGTTCCGACTCCGCCGTGTTCATCGAGACCGGAGTTTCAGCCACTCCCTGCCGGCCAGCGGCACTGGATACGGCACAGGGATGGACACTCTCGTTCGACAAGGCCCCAGTCAAGAAAACAGTTCCTGCGGCCGCATTCCAGAACCACACCCGCCAGCTTGCCGCCACACTGCTGGCAGGCCTTTCGGCCTGCGCACTGGAATATGCCCGCGCCTATACGATGGAACGCAAGACCTTCGGGCGCACACTGGCACACCATCAGGGAGTCGCCTTTGTTCTGGCTGAGATGGCCATGCGGACCGAGGCATCAAGACTGGCTGTCTGGCGATCGGCATGGCGCATGGACAGCGGGAAAGAGGCCCGGTTCGACACGGCTGCTGCCTTTGTCGAAGCGGCACAGAACGCCCTGTTCGTCTGCGATCAGGCCCTTCAGCTCCTCGGCGGTCATGGCTACATGAAGGACCATTTCGTGGAGAAATATTTCCGCGAGGCACGTGTCCTTTCGCAGCTTTGGGGCGGCGTGGACGGCGCCCTGATGACAGCCGGGGCTTTCTCAACCTCGCTGAGCACCGAAATCGGGTTTCCGGAGCTGGTAGAGGGTCGAACCCCATGA
- a CDS encoding acyl-CoA dehydrogenase family protein produces the protein MIDLSLDNASRAQLTMLKWLGEKYLRPLGIEADRLERPIPPDHEFFLKVLEMGLGGRGLNDEEDNGKKSRDPDKPSSGARRGVIFAEEASYWDRGSAVALPGPGLGGAPIHHMGTPEQKERFLGPFRQKDRPRWGAFGMTEAGAGSDVAGIRTTAVKDGDHYVLNGSKTFISNSQRAEWVVVFATVDPSKGRDAHRAFVVEKGTPGFSITRVEKKIGLRAYETCSFTLDNCRIPVANLLGGEAFYEGRAGFKGAMKSFDSTRPIVAVMSVGIARAAWEHARDFIRQNYVTDRPVPRYQRILERLALMRMKIDHARLLCWRAAWLADHKKPNTLEASIAKAYAPPVALEATRLGLEIMADAGITGDAYLDKLYRDVKVLDIVEGTQQIQRIVIARRIVDYPGVSGEPADKE, from the coding sequence ATGATCGACCTTTCCCTCGACAATGCCAGCCGCGCACAGCTCACCATGCTGAAATGGCTGGGGGAAAAGTATCTCCGGCCCCTAGGGATAGAGGCGGACCGGCTGGAGCGTCCCATTCCACCGGACCATGAGTTCTTCCTGAAAGTGCTCGAGATGGGCCTGGGTGGACGCGGGCTGAATGATGAGGAGGACAACGGGAAAAAGAGCCGCGATCCAGACAAGCCTTCCTCGGGCGCCCGGCGGGGAGTAATTTTCGCTGAGGAAGCTTCCTACTGGGATCGTGGCTCTGCCGTTGCCTTGCCGGGACCGGGTCTTGGTGGCGCACCCATTCACCACATGGGAACGCCCGAGCAAAAGGAGCGGTTCCTGGGGCCATTCCGCCAGAAAGACCGCCCTCGCTGGGGTGCTTTTGGAATGACCGAGGCAGGTGCGGGCTCGGATGTGGCCGGCATACGCACGACGGCGGTGAAAGACGGAGATCACTATGTCCTGAACGGGTCGAAGACCTTCATATCCAACTCGCAGCGGGCTGAATGGGTTGTGGTTTTCGCTACGGTGGACCCGTCGAAGGGACGCGATGCTCACCGCGCCTTTGTTGTTGAAAAGGGAACGCCGGGATTTTCCATCACACGCGTGGAAAAGAAGATCGGCCTGCGGGCCTATGAAACCTGCAGCTTCACGCTGGACAACTGCCGCATCCCGGTGGCGAACTTGCTGGGTGGCGAGGCGTTCTACGAAGGCCGGGCAGGATTCAAGGGTGCCATGAAATCATTCGATTCCACCCGCCCCATTGTCGCCGTTATGTCGGTCGGCATCGCCCGTGCAGCGTGGGAACATGCCCGCGATTTCATCCGGCAGAACTACGTTACAGATCGCCCAGTTCCCCGCTATCAGCGAATTCTTGAGCGGCTGGCGCTCATGCGGATGAAAATAGACCATGCCCGGCTTCTCTGCTGGCGTGCCGCCTGGCTCGCTGACCACAAGAAACCCAATACGCTGGAAGCCTCCATCGCAAAGGCCTACGCGCCGCCGGTAGCACTCGAAGCAACCCGTCTTGGCCTGGAGATAATGGCCGACGCCGGTATCACTGGCGATGCGTATCTCGACAAGCTGTACCGCGATGTGAAGGTACTCGACATCGTCGAAGGCACCCAGCAGATCCAGAGAATCGTGATCGCGAGACGGATCGTGGATTATCCCGGCGTGTCCGGAGAACCAGCCGACAAGGAGTAA
- a CDS encoding zinc-binding dehydrogenase: MPEKGRAAIFREAQKPMEIREFDAPEPKEGELLVRNLVANICGSDLHIWLGHTPIGTQLKMDMVLGHEMVSRVVKSGKGRSRDALGRSLKEGDRVVFAYYKPCGHCYACLDGAFHTCEISLNTVFMPVSPQNAFVGGYADYYLISPKQVVLKVPDELGDDEVAGVNCALSQVIHGLLDADLRFGETVVIQGAGGLGQYATAVAREMGASRVIVIDGIDSRIDMAKKMGADAIIDIRQFPDGQARVKEIKKLTDNWGADLVVEVVGIPDVMPEGVRMMGRRGRYLTMGNVMPRASYKEDPSILVGGNRSILGRSLYPASVLRKALDFLVRAKNRYPFSTVPVHYPLEKINDAFSDAETFGKSHKDITRAAIKLAA; this comes from the coding sequence ATGCCCGAAAAAGGCCGCGCCGCCATATTCCGTGAAGCCCAGAAACCGATGGAGATCCGGGAGTTCGACGCTCCGGAACCCAAGGAAGGCGAGCTGCTCGTCCGGAATCTTGTCGCCAATATCTGCGGGTCCGATCTCCACATCTGGCTCGGCCATACACCCATTGGTACCCAGCTCAAGATGGACATGGTACTGGGACACGAGATGGTGAGCCGGGTCGTGAAATCCGGGAAAGGCCGGAGCCGGGACGCATTGGGCCGGTCCCTCAAGGAAGGCGACCGGGTGGTATTCGCCTATTACAAGCCTTGCGGTCACTGCTATGCCTGTCTGGATGGCGCCTTTCACACCTGCGAGATATCCCTCAACACTGTCTTCATGCCAGTGAGCCCCCAGAACGCCTTCGTAGGCGGTTATGCAGACTACTACCTCATCTCGCCCAAGCAGGTGGTCCTGAAGGTACCCGACGAACTCGGCGACGATGAGGTGGCCGGCGTCAACTGCGCCTTGAGCCAGGTGATCCACGGACTTCTGGACGCCGATTTGAGGTTTGGCGAAACGGTAGTCATCCAGGGTGCCGGCGGGCTTGGCCAGTATGCCACCGCCGTCGCCCGTGAGATGGGAGCTTCCCGGGTTATCGTGATAGACGGCATCGACAGCCGGATAGACATGGCGAAAAAGATGGGGGCCGACGCGATTATTGATATCCGGCAGTTCCCGGACGGACAGGCCCGCGTCAAGGAGATCAAGAAGCTCACCGATAACTGGGGTGCCGATCTCGTGGTCGAAGTGGTTGGAATACCGGATGTCATGCCCGAAGGCGTCCGCATGATGGGCCGCCGGGGACGCTACCTGACGATGGGAAACGTGATGCCGCGGGCCTCCTACAAGGAAGACCCATCAATCCTGGTAGGCGGCAACCGCTCGATCCTGGGCCGCTCGCTCTATCCCGCCTCGGTGCTCCGTAAGGCGCTCGATTTCCTCGTCCGGGCAAAAAACCGGTATCCGTTCTCGACAGTGCCGGTCCATTACCCGCTGGAAAAGATCAACGATGCGTTTTCCGACGCTGAAACGTTCGGCAAGAGCCACAAGGACATTACTCGCGCCGCCATCAAGCTGGCTGCCTGA
- a CDS encoding aldehyde dehydrogenase codes for MPLDHAAAIQELDATRPGRLYINGEWRDASDGLAVTDPATGKLFGQIGQASPENVSDAVAAAREAYCGSWRKLSPGKRREAILRLAALTEQHAAELNRLLTLEMGVPAQITSRLGAISLQKNLEYFAGWMDKIYGEVIPVPGAFDYAVREPIGVVGAIIPWNTPLLFVGSKLGPALATGNTVVLKPSELASLAILRWAEKCLAESGIPPGVVNIVTGDGRTGSALAGHPGIDKLSFTGSVDTGRKVAELAGRNLTKVHMELGGKSPTIIFKDANLTKATMQTSFGIFGLSGQTCAACSRVYVEDPVYEQMVGNIASFSKGLAPGDPLKKSTILGPLAAERQLQRVQAYIEAGKKDARLVAGGERLGGDLSEGFFLGPTVFADVKSDSVISREEIFGPVVAVTPFKKTDEAIELANGTEYGLAAGIWTENITTALKTSQAIDAGVIWINSYGSLPAAAPFGGMKKSGYGRDGGRDALLEYTQVKNVFVDLA; via the coding sequence ATGCCGCTCGATCACGCTGCCGCCATCCAGGAACTGGACGCTACACGTCCCGGCCGCCTTTATATCAATGGGGAGTGGAGAGACGCCAGCGACGGCCTTGCGGTCACCGACCCGGCCACCGGAAAACTATTTGGCCAGATAGGCCAGGCATCACCCGAAAACGTGTCCGATGCCGTAGCCGCCGCCCGCGAGGCGTACTGCGGCAGCTGGCGCAAGCTTTCACCGGGAAAACGCCGTGAAGCGATTCTCAGGCTGGCTGCTCTCACCGAACAGCACGCTGCCGAACTAAACAGACTACTCACGCTGGAAATGGGCGTACCGGCCCAGATCACGTCCCGGCTGGGAGCCATCTCGCTACAGAAAAACCTCGAGTATTTCGCCGGGTGGATGGACAAGATCTATGGCGAAGTGATCCCGGTTCCGGGAGCGTTCGATTATGCGGTCCGGGAACCCATCGGTGTCGTCGGGGCAATCATTCCCTGGAACACGCCGCTCCTGTTCGTCGGCAGCAAGCTTGGGCCGGCTCTGGCAACCGGGAACACTGTGGTACTCAAACCCAGTGAACTGGCCTCACTCGCCATACTCCGCTGGGCAGAAAAATGCCTTGCCGAGTCGGGTATTCCGCCCGGCGTCGTGAATATCGTTACCGGTGACGGACGTACTGGTTCCGCCCTGGCAGGTCATCCTGGCATCGACAAACTCTCTTTCACCGGCTCGGTGGACACCGGCCGGAAGGTGGCCGAACTGGCTGGCAGAAACCTCACCAAGGTGCACATGGAACTCGGCGGCAAGTCACCCACGATCATTTTCAAGGACGCCAACCTTACCAAGGCGACCATGCAGACCTCTTTCGGCATTTTCGGGCTGTCCGGCCAGACATGTGCCGCCTGCAGCCGGGTATATGTGGAAGATCCGGTCTATGAGCAGATGGTGGGCAACATCGCCTCATTCTCGAAGGGGCTGGCACCAGGCGACCCACTAAAAAAGTCCACCATCCTGGGCCCGCTTGCCGCCGAGCGGCAGCTCCAGCGCGTTCAGGCCTACATTGAGGCAGGGAAAAAAGATGCACGGCTCGTTGCCGGCGGCGAGCGGCTCGGCGGAGATCTTTCAGAAGGATTTTTCCTCGGACCGACAGTATTCGCCGATGTGAAATCCGATTCAGTGATTTCCCGGGAGGAGATATTCGGACCGGTAGTGGCGGTAACTCCGTTCAAGAAGACGGACGAAGCCATCGAACTGGCCAACGGGACCGAATACGGTCTCGCTGCCGGAATCTGGACGGAAAACATCACGACAGCGCTCAAGACATCGCAGGCGATCGATGCTGGTGTCATCTGGATCAACAGCTACGGAAGCCTTCCGGCTGCTGCGCCATTCGGAGGCATGAAAAAATCCGGTTACGGCCGCGACGGCGGTCGTGATGCATTGCTGGAATACACCCAGGTCAAGAACGTCTTTGTCGATCTGGCCTGA
- a CDS encoding LLM class flavin-dependent oxidoreductase translates to MKSGMFYLFETLGKKSVTDLYHQALSECCYGEELGFTGAHPAEHHFSTHYGIMPRVELFLAALSTRTTRLRLIPSVIVAALSDPVRLAEDSAMLDILSNGRFTYSIGAGYRKYEFAKLGVDVEENRSRLREAAEIAELAWKQEKFSYKGHHHQIEDLQIVPKPERKDGSVPEIWINTGTPDQLVWAAQRGYVVLPTAGFSVASFKKDRDTYVAESKQAGHNPAKIEAPFFKWIYVGETDQKAQETGQKAFLETIQAFFVGGERLIAQLTKRIQLPPEMMGDPNKLLLSPDLGAFVCGSPETVARQLRSFRDAGATYFIGGFNIGALPTEKVRRSMELYAKEVAPALA, encoded by the coding sequence ATGAAAAGCGGAATGTTCTATCTGTTCGAAACCCTGGGAAAGAAAAGCGTCACGGATCTCTACCATCAGGCACTGAGCGAATGCTGCTATGGCGAGGAACTGGGCTTCACGGGCGCACATCCCGCCGAGCACCATTTCTCGACCCATTACGGGATCATGCCGCGAGTCGAACTGTTCCTGGCGGCGCTTTCCACCCGGACGACAAGGCTCCGTCTCATCCCCAGCGTCATTGTGGCAGCGCTCTCCGATCCTGTCCGGCTTGCCGAAGATTCCGCCATGCTGGACATCCTCAGCAACGGGAGGTTCACCTACTCCATCGGCGCGGGTTACCGGAAATACGAATTCGCCAAGCTGGGTGTGGACGTGGAGGAAAACAGGTCACGTCTCCGCGAAGCCGCCGAGATCGCTGAACTCGCCTGGAAACAGGAGAAGTTCTCTTACAAGGGTCACCACCACCAGATCGAGGATCTGCAGATCGTCCCCAAGCCCGAACGGAAAGACGGCTCGGTCCCTGAAATCTGGATCAATACCGGCACTCCGGACCAACTCGTCTGGGCGGCACAGCGGGGTTATGTGGTCCTGCCAACGGCGGGGTTTTCGGTCGCCTCGTTCAAAAAGGACCGCGATACCTATGTCGCCGAATCGAAACAGGCGGGGCACAACCCGGCAAAAATAGAGGCCCCGTTCTTCAAGTGGATCTATGTGGGGGAGACCGACCAGAAGGCTCAGGAAACTGGCCAAAAAGCTTTCCTTGAAACCATTCAGGCGTTCTTTGTCGGTGGGGAAAGGCTCATTGCCCAGCTCACCAAGCGTATCCAGCTTCCGCCCGAAATGATGGGGGATCCGAACAAGTTGCTTCTGTCGCCGGATCTGGGCGCTTTCGTTTGCGGGTCGCCAGAAACGGTCGCCAGGCAGTTGCGTTCCTTCAGGGATGCGGGGGCAACCTACTTCATCGGTGGATTCAATATCGGTGCGCTGCCCACCGAGAAAGTGCGGCGTTCCATGGAACTGTATGCTAAGGAGGTCGCACCAGCGCTGGCATAG
- a CDS encoding MarR family transcriptional regulator, with product MANSPDSTTPRSRSETEEALVDGVIRIVAEVRKRADRMGREHGATMLQIQAVKILHEKGSITISELAQELHLNQSTVSSLVDRMEANGLVRRLTANDDRRKVKLRITEKADDLAMTTPVSPIDMFRQILKPLTGDEMAHLSRMLAKIEKAFFESVEAIDREKPARQKKQSAGG from the coding sequence ATGGCCAATAGCCCAGACAGCACCACGCCGCGAAGCCGCTCCGAGACCGAGGAAGCTCTGGTTGACGGGGTTATTCGCATCGTCGCCGAAGTCCGCAAGCGTGCCGACCGGATGGGCCGGGAACACGGCGCAACGATGCTCCAGATACAGGCGGTCAAGATCCTGCACGAAAAGGGGTCAATCACCATTTCCGAGCTTGCACAGGAACTTCACCTGAACCAGAGCACCGTGAGCAGTCTCGTTGACCGCATGGAGGCGAACGGGCTGGTCCGACGGCTCACAGCCAACGACGACCGCCGCAAGGTCAAGCTGCGGATTACGGAAAAGGCGGACGACCTGGCCATGACCACACCGGTATCGCCGATCGACATGTTCCGTCAGATCCTCAAGCCGTTAACCGGCGACGAGATGGCCCATCTTTCACGGATGCTCGCCAAGATCGAAAAAGCCTTCTTCGAAAGCGTCGAGGCAATCGACCGGGAAAAACCGGCCAGGCAGAAGAAACAGTCCGCAGGGGGCTGA
- a CDS encoding acetolactate synthase, protein MGMIHGGRVVAKALKAEGISHIFTLCGGHVMAIYDGCHDEGIRTVDFRHEQSAAHAADGWARVTGTPGVAVVTAGPGVTDAVTAVANAWRAAVPMIVIGGQGPRALQDMGSLQDMNHVELMRPITKWSTSVPEPRRLAEYVAMAFRVSTSGVPGPVFLEMPVDYLISPVNEATCVFPRNYRTKARPAGEPVFIDAAADLLSTAEKPMVIVGSQWYWSDRREALDEFLDVLRVPCFLNGMARGALGPDHPSFFSRSRKDALKQADVILIFGTPLDFRLNYGRDGTFNKNAKLIQVDLDGGIIGHNRGVEVGIVGDTGWVLDALAKALKGRQRTDVAKWLESMRSIEAAHLAKMEAELTSNDNPINPLRVCHELNRFIGDKTIVVGDGGDFVATAAYTLKVRGAGHWMDPGPLGTLGVGPGYAIAAKLARPDHDVIIVYGDGSFGLNGFEFESMARQGIKIVGVIGNDAAWTQILRGQRDLYGKDRLFATTLDYTRYDKVAEGLGCHGEWVEAPDQIHPALKRAFESPRPALVNVKIGGSDFRKGAISI, encoded by the coding sequence ATGGGAATGATTCACGGGGGCCGGGTAGTCGCCAAGGCGCTCAAGGCTGAGGGCATCTCGCATATTTTCACCTTGTGCGGTGGTCATGTCATGGCCATTTATGACGGTTGCCATGACGAGGGAATTCGTACCGTGGATTTCCGGCATGAGCAGTCAGCCGCCCATGCGGCCGATGGCTGGGCGCGGGTGACGGGGACGCCCGGCGTTGCCGTCGTCACGGCCGGCCCCGGCGTCACCGATGCAGTGACGGCCGTGGCGAACGCCTGGCGGGCAGCGGTGCCGATGATTGTGATTGGCGGACAGGGGCCCCGTGCACTCCAGGACATGGGCAGCTTGCAGGACATGAACCATGTGGAACTGATGCGACCCATCACCAAGTGGTCCACGTCGGTTCCGGAGCCACGGCGTCTTGCTGAATATGTGGCAATGGCATTCCGGGTGTCGACGAGCGGCGTGCCGGGTCCGGTATTCCTGGAGATGCCGGTCGACTATCTCATCAGCCCGGTGAACGAGGCGACCTGCGTGTTTCCCAGGAATTACCGAACAAAGGCGCGGCCCGCTGGCGAGCCGGTCTTTATAGATGCAGCAGCTGATCTCCTTTCCACCGCCGAAAAACCGATGGTGATCGTCGGTTCCCAATGGTACTGGTCTGACAGGCGCGAGGCGCTGGACGAGTTTCTGGATGTGCTCCGCGTCCCGTGCTTCCTGAACGGCATGGCGCGGGGCGCGCTCGGTCCGGATCATCCGTCGTTTTTCTCCCGGTCGCGCAAGGACGCGCTCAAACAGGCCGATGTCATCCTGATTTTTGGGACGCCGCTCGACTTCCGGCTCAACTATGGCCGCGATGGAACGTTCAACAAGAACGCCAAGCTGATTCAGGTCGACCTCGACGGGGGAATCATTGGCCACAACCGGGGCGTTGAAGTGGGGATTGTCGGCGATACCGGCTGGGTGCTGGATGCACTGGCGAAGGCGCTGAAAGGCCGCCAGCGGACGGATGTAGCCAAGTGGCTGGAATCGATGCGCTCCATCGAGGCGGCACATCTTGCCAAGATGGAGGCGGAACTCACTTCCAATGATAATCCGATCAACCCGCTCCGGGTGTGTCACGAGCTGAACCGCTTTATCGGCGACAAGACAATTGTTGTTGGAGACGGCGGCGATTTCGTGGCGACGGCGGCCTATACGCTGAAAGTGCGGGGTGCCGGGCACTGGATGGATCCCGGCCCCCTTGGGACACTTGGCGTTGGTCCCGGCTATGCCATCGCAGCCAAGCTCGCCCGCCCGGACCATGACGTCATCATTGTGTACGGAGATGGGAGTTTCGGCCTTAACGGGTTCGAGTTCGAATCAATGGCACGGCAGGGAATCAAGATTGTCGGCGTGATTGGCAACGATGCTGCTTGGACGCAGATACTCCGGGGGCAGCGCGATTTGTACGGGAAGGACCGGCTGTTTGCGACGACACTCGACTACACGCGCTACGACAAGGTTGCCGAGGGGCTGGGCTGTCACGGGGAGTGGGTGGAAGCTCCGGACCAGATCCATCCGGCACTGAAACGCGCTTTCGAGAGTCCCAGGCCGGCGCTGGTCAACGTCAAGATTGGCGGCAGCGATTTCCGCAAGGGCGCGATATCGATCTAG
- a CDS encoding 4Fe-4S binding protein translates to MTFDWMVSQRARERIRARMQGGRYRNIRVIMLSFATLLIVFGPAFDLWHMDIYTGRYWVLGEPVTLAESIRAFVIGFIIVNVVILVVNATMGRFLCGWFCPVATLNRIGEWGRRNLPKWARIGVAGALGVAIGLGMITWMFDPIHVPFLTAGQMAAFVGVWVFLTISVAGQILWLGHNFCVGLCPSGIYFSLTSSSARGGVHLIRGADCTDCGICAKVCPMELDPVRLLEKSGEPMFYPFAATDFDRCIRCGDCIEACDAFGNPNDPSFTPPIRLGVDNRDVLNAGLNHIKRSASARQAASDLKRNAA, encoded by the coding sequence GTGACATTCGACTGGATGGTCTCGCAGCGGGCGCGGGAGCGGATCCGGGCCCGTATGCAGGGTGGCCGGTACCGGAATATCCGGGTCATCATGCTCAGCTTCGCCACCCTGCTGATTGTGTTTGGCCCGGCGTTCGATCTTTGGCACATGGATATCTATACCGGCCGATACTGGGTTCTCGGGGAACCGGTTACGCTCGCTGAATCCATTCGCGCGTTCGTCATCGGATTTATCATCGTCAATGTTGTGATTCTGGTCGTGAATGCGACGATGGGGCGGTTCCTGTGCGGATGGTTCTGTCCGGTGGCGACACTGAACCGGATTGGCGAGTGGGGCCGCCGGAATCTGCCGAAATGGGCACGGATAGGGGTGGCCGGGGCGCTGGGAGTTGCGATCGGACTGGGAATGATCACCTGGATGTTCGATCCGATTCATGTCCCATTTCTGACGGCCGGCCAGATGGCCGCATTTGTGGGGGTATGGGTATTCCTCACGATTTCGGTGGCGGGGCAGATTCTATGGCTGGGCCACAATTTTTGTGTAGGGCTTTGCCCGTCCGGAATCTATTTTTCCCTTACCTCATCGAGCGCAAGGGGCGGGGTGCATCTGATCCGGGGTGCTGACTGCACCGATTGCGGAATATGCGCCAAGGTATGCCCCATGGAGCTGGATCCGGTACGGCTGCTGGAAAAGTCGGGGGAGCCGATGTTCTATCCGTTCGCGGCCACCGATTTCGACCGCTGCATCCGGTGCGGTGACTGCATCGAGGCGTGCGATGCCTTCGGGAACCCCAACGATCCATCGTTCACTCCGCCAATCCGGCTGGGTGTGGATAATCGCGACGTCCTGAATGCCGGGTTGAACCACATCAAGCGATCCGCGTCAGCTCGCCAGGCTGCATCGGACCTGAAACGGAATGCCGCATAG
- the dapA gene encoding 4-hydroxy-tetrahydrodipicolinate synthase, which translates to MMKLDRNFLKGSYPPIVTPFRGGEVDYAKYAELVEYQIANGTHGILVTGTTGEPSTLTIDERARLLETAVRAAEKRVPVVAATGCESWASTLELTKRAEKLGADALLVVTPYYIKPPQRGLVEYYSALGRETGLPLMIYHIPGRAVVNVTVETVARIAEKVPTLVGMKHAVNDLEYVSELFVKMGPDFRVFVGLESLSFPMMAVGAQGLMNAVGNIAPGQVAELCNRVFAGDLEGARRIHYELFDLNKAVFLDTNPIPMKYMMKRMGLLASNEHRLPMVPATPEQEKILDDILNRSGMLK; encoded by the coding sequence ATGATGAAACTCGACAGGAATTTCCTGAAAGGATCCTATCCACCCATCGTGACGCCATTTCGCGGCGGCGAGGTGGATTATGCCAAATATGCTGAACTGGTCGAATACCAGATTGCGAATGGAACGCATGGGATACTCGTTACTGGAACAACGGGAGAACCCAGCACTCTCACCATTGACGAGCGCGCCCGCCTGCTGGAAACCGCTGTCAGGGCGGCAGAAAAGCGTGTCCCCGTCGTGGCTGCGACAGGATGCGAGTCGTGGGCATCGACCCTGGAACTGACGAAGCGTGCCGAAAAGCTGGGCGCGGATGCGCTCCTTGTCGTGACGCCCTATTACATCAAGCCGCCACAGCGCGGACTGGTTGAGTATTATTCGGCACTGGGACGCGAAACCGGTCTGCCGCTCATGATTTACCATATACCCGGGCGGGCGGTGGTGAACGTCACGGTGGAAACGGTTGCGCGCATTGCCGAGAAGGTTCCGACGCTGGTGGGGATGAAGCACGCCGTGAATGATCTGGAATATGTGTCGGAACTGTTTGTGAAAATGGGGCCGGACTTCCGGGTATTCGTGGGGCTGGAGAGCCTCAGTTTCCCGATGATGGCTGTGGGGGCGCAGGGGCTGATGAATGCCGTGGGGAATATCGCTCCGGGACAGGTGGCCGAGCTCTGTAACCGGGTGTTTGCGGGCGATCTGGAAGGGGCCCGCCGCATTCATTACGAGCTGTTTGATCTGAACAAGGCCGTATTCCTCGATACGAACCCGATCCCGATGAAATACATGATGAAACGGATGGGCCTGCTGGCGTCGAACGAGCACCGCCTGCCGATGGTCCCGGCCACGCCGGAGCAGGAGAAAATCCTCGACGATATCCTGAACCGGTCCGGAATGCTGAAATAG